A window of Halovivax gelatinilyticus genomic DNA:
GCAATCAGACGGTTGCGAGGCGAACAAACCGAGCGTTCGGACACCGATCGATGACACCAACCCCCGATACCGAAGCTGCCGGCGCGACGACGAGCGGTGACGCCGGCTGTCACCTCTGCGGACTGCCTACCGGCCGGTCCCCGGTCACCGACACCGACGTTGACGGTTCATTTTGCTGTCGCGGCTGCCTCCAGGTGCAGCGAGCGCTCGGCGACCTCGATGTCGTTGACGACGAGCAGATCGCAGCGCGACTCGACGGCGATCGTGACGGTCTCGGTCCGGAGCCGGCACGCGGTCACGAGCGGGCGTACTTCGGCGTGGACGGGATGCACTGTGCGACGTGTGAGGCGTTCCTCGAGACGCGGGCAGCGAACGCCGCGGGCGTTCGGACGGCCGCTGCGAGCTACGCTACCGACACGGTCTGTGTCGAGTACGATCCCGAAGCCGTCGACGAAGCGGAACTTCCCGAACTTCTCTCTGGATACGGCTACGAAGCGAGAGACCGCGAGGAAGGCCGGGGCGAGTCGAGTCGGGACCGGGCCCTGATAACGTTCCTCGTCGGTGGCGGCCTCTTCGGTATGATGGTGATGCTCTGGTACGCGCTTTTCTTGTATCCAACCTACTTCGGCTACGAACCCCTGGTCGACCTGGGCGGCTACGACGGATTGTACCTCTTCGCCAACATCTGGCTCATGACCTCCTTCGTCGTCTTCTACACCGGCTATCCCATCCTCAGGGGTGCGTACGTCAGCCTTCGGGCGCGCCGGCCGAACATGGACCTGCTGGTCTCGGTCGCCGCGCTCGCGGCGTACGCCTACAGCACGTTGGCGATCGTCGTCGGTCGGACGGACCTCTACTTCGACGTCTCGGTCGCGATTATCCTCGTCGTAACCGCAGGGACCTGGTACGAGGGGCGGGTAAAACGACGTGCTGCGGGCCTGCTACGCGACCTCACCGAACAACGGGTCGAAACGGCCCGGTTGGCAGACGGAGAGTCTGTTCCCGTCGCAGACGTCGAGCCGGACGACGAACTCCTCGTTCGTCCGGGCGAGCGAGTCCCGCTCGACGGGACCGTCCGCTCGGGGCGGGCTGCGGTAGACGAGTCGCTGCTCACCGGCGAGTCCCTGCCGGTCGAGAAGGAGCCGGGCGACCCCGTCCGCGGCGGCACGCTCGTCACCGACGCGTCGCTGGTCGTCACAGTCGGCGACGACGCCGAGAGCGCGCTCGATCGGATCGTCGAACTGCTCTGGCGGATCCAGAGCGCGCGGCCCGGCGTCCAGCGGCTGGCCGACCGCCTCGCCACCATCTTCGTGCCGCTGGTGCTCGTTCTGTCGGCGATCGCAGCCGCCGCGACGCTGGCGCTCGGCGGCGGGACGACCGCCGCTATGCTGGTCGGACTGACGGTGCTCATCGTCTCCTGTCCGTGCGCGCTCGGACTGGCGACGCCGCTGGCCGTCGCCTCGGGCGTCCGCTCGGCCGCCGAACGCAACGTCGTTCTCGCGAGCGAGAGCGTCTTCGAGGACGCTCCCGCGGTCGATATCGTCGTCCTCGACAAAACGGGAACGCTGACGACCGGCACGATGTCGGTTCGGTCGGTCGAGTCCGACGGGATCGACCGCGAACGGCTGCTGGGACGCGCCGCGGCGGTCGAGCGCCTCTCCGAGCACCCGATCGCGCGGGCGATTTGCGAGGCGGACGACAGCGAAGCGCCGGGCGTCGCGGACGGGGGGACCGCCTCGCATCCCCTCGAAGTCGAGGACTTCACGCGAGAGACCAGAGGCGTCTCCGCGCTGGTGGACGGCGAGCGAGTCGCCGTCGGTCACCCCGAGTTGTTCGTCGAGCGCGACTGGACCGTCCCGGCGGGACTCGACGACGCGGCGGCCCGGACGCGTAATCGCGGCGACGTTCCCGTCCTCGTCGGCTGGGACGGCCGCGCCAAGGGCGCGATCACCGTCGGAGATCAGCCGCGCGAGACGTGGCGCGATTCGGTCGAGACGCTCGCTCGTGGCCGCGAACTGGTCGTCCTCACCGGCGACGAAGGACCTGCAGCCGAGCGGTTCCGGGCGATCCCGGCCGTCGACGAGGTGTACGCCGGCGTGCCGGCGGAGGGAAAGGCCGAGACGGTCCGCCGGCTCCGAGCACGCGGGACGGTCGCCGTCGTCGGCGACGGGAGCAACGACGCGCCGGCGCTGGCCGCCGCCGACGTCGGAATCGCGATGGGCGGCGGCACCGAGCTAGCCACCGACGCCGCGGACGCCGTCATCGTCGACGACGACCTCGCATCGGTGGCCGACGTCTTCTCTCTCACCGACGGGACGAACCGCCGAATCAAACAGAACCTCGGCTGGGCGTTCGTCTACAACGGGGTCGCCATCCCGCTGGCGATCACCGGGCTGCTCAACCCGCTGCTTGCGGCGGTGGCGATGGCGACCAGCAGTGCGCTGGTGGTCGTAAACTCCTCGCGGCGGATCTAACGGGCTCGATCAGCGCTCAGACGACAGTACGCGGATCGTACGCTATCGCCAGCGATTGGTGGTCTCTCTTCGGACCGGCTCGTGGCTGGCCACTCGCACCATGTGGAGATTCACGGACGAGTCACCGACGACATCGCACGCCGACATTCGTGGTTTCCCTAGACTCGCCAACAGCCCACAGCGAGGCGGAACGTCCGGCCGTCTCGTCAGGTCAATTGATCGTCATGGCCGCCCGCAATAGCCCTATAAGGCCCTCAGCGGAATGAGATTGGAACATGCAAGGTCAGTTGACACGTCGAACTGCGCTGGCGTCGGCGGGCGTCGGGGGATTCTCGCTCCTCGCGGGTTGTCCGGACAACGACGATGACGATACCGACGATACTGACGATGACGTAGCGGTGGATGGACTCGACCGCGAGGACTGGGAAGACGTCGAAGAATTCTATTTCGAGGGCCGAATCGAAGCCTGGACGGGTATCGAACCGGGTATCATCGAGGGCGAGGATAATCCGACGATCGGATTGATCGAGGGCCAGGAGTACGACTTCAGGTGGGTGAACGAAGACGGCGTGACCCACAACATGGAGATCCGCGACGAAGACGACGGCATCATCGACGACTACCAGAGCGAAGACGTAAGCGACCAGGGGGAAGAAGCAGACATCGAGGGCGTCGTCGCGACCGAGGAGATGGTCACGTACATCTGCGCGTACCACGAGTCGACGCAAGTCGGGGACATCCAGGTCTTCACCGATTGACCGTGGGGTCCGCGTCTATCGATTCACACGACGGCCGACCCCAACGGCGTCGTTGAACCCGGGAGTCACCGCTGAAATATTCGATTTACGGGACGTAAGACGCGTTTTCGTACCTATGAAACGGTTTCACCGTCGAGGGGACGCTCGGATTTTATTAGCGTGGTCGTGGGCAGAGAGTGGCATGTCTCGTCCACGAGCCTCCAAGGAGATCGGTCACGAGGAGTTCGACCCGATCGGTACGCTCGCGCTGATCGGGTTGTACTTCCTGATCCTCGTGATGCTCTGGCTGTTCACGTACTTCGTCGAGTTCGTCGGGAACGAACCCACGCCGATGCTCTTGGTATGAACATTCACACGTACGAACGGCTGTGGCTGGCCGGCGCGATGGTCCTGATCGTCGGTTTCGTCGCCACCATAACCTACGGATCGGTCGGACTGGGTATCGTGATGATCGGCGACGACGAGGACGTCCTGGCGCCGGGTGAAATCGACGATGACGAACGATTCGCAGACCCCGGCGTCGAGCAGGTCGGCGAGAACGAGTACGAAGCCCACGTCGTCGCGATGACGTTCATCTACCAGCCGGACACGATCGAGATCCCAGCGGGCAACGAAGTGACCTTCTACGTCACCAGCCGCGACGTGATTCACAGCTTCACCGTCGTCGGGACCAACGTGAACACGATGGTCGTCCCCGGAGAGGTGTCGACGATGACCGTCGAGTTCGACGAACCCGGGGAGTACGGCATCCTCTGTAACGAGTACTGCGGGAGCGGTCATCACGACATGGAGGCCGAACTCGTCGTCGTCCCCGAAGACGAGTTCGACCTGACCGAACTCGCGGTCGAGGCGCCCGACGAAGTCGGCCCGGACGACGAAATCGAGCTTTCGACCACCGTCGAAAACGGTCTGCTCGACTCGCTCGATACCACCGTCGAGGTCCAGGTCGGCGACGAGACGATCACGGAGGACCTGACCGTCGACGGGGAGGAGACTGAGGAATTATCCGTCACCGTCGACGCCGGCGACCTCGGCGAGGGTGACCACGACTGGACCGTGACCGTCGACGACCACGAGGAGACCGGGACGGTGACTGTCAGCGATGAGACGAACGATGACGACGCGAACGAGGCGGGCACACCCGCCGGCGGTGCGGCGGTCACCGGCGCATCCGTCGACGTCGCGGGCCCGATGGCCGGAGGTGAGGGCGCGTGAGCGAGCTGTTCGTCGACGAGTATCCGAAGCAGGCCCGCGTCGTCAAGTTCGCGTTTCTCACCTCGTTCGTGGCGCTGGGAGTTGGCGCCGTCTTCGGGTTGATACAGGCGCTCCACCGAACCGACGTGCTCCGGATCGTCGACTCGCCGACCTACTACACCGTGCTGACCGGCCAC
This region includes:
- a CDS encoding heavy metal translocating P-type ATPase; protein product: MTPTPDTEAAGATTSGDAGCHLCGLPTGRSPVTDTDVDGSFCCRGCLQVQRALGDLDVVDDEQIAARLDGDRDGLGPEPARGHERAYFGVDGMHCATCEAFLETRAANAAGVRTAAASYATDTVCVEYDPEAVDEAELPELLSGYGYEARDREEGRGESSRDRALITFLVGGGLFGMMVMLWYALFLYPTYFGYEPLVDLGGYDGLYLFANIWLMTSFVVFYTGYPILRGAYVSLRARRPNMDLLVSVAALAAYAYSTLAIVVGRTDLYFDVSVAIILVVTAGTWYEGRVKRRAAGLLRDLTEQRVETARLADGESVPVADVEPDDELLVRPGERVPLDGTVRSGRAAVDESLLTGESLPVEKEPGDPVRGGTLVTDASLVVTVGDDAESALDRIVELLWRIQSARPGVQRLADRLATIFVPLVLVLSAIAAAATLALGGGTTAAMLVGLTVLIVSCPCALGLATPLAVASGVRSAAERNVVLASESVFEDAPAVDIVVLDKTGTLTTGTMSVRSVESDGIDRERLLGRAAAVERLSEHPIARAICEADDSEAPGVADGGTASHPLEVEDFTRETRGVSALVDGERVAVGHPELFVERDWTVPAGLDDAAARTRNRGDVPVLVGWDGRAKGAITVGDQPRETWRDSVETLARGRELVVLTGDEGPAAERFRAIPAVDEVYAGVPAEGKAETVRRLRARGTVAVVGDGSNDAPALAAADVGIAMGGGTELATDAADAVIVDDDLASVADVFSLTDGTNRRIKQNLGWAFVYNGVAIPLAITGLLNPLLAAVAMATSSALVVVNSSRRI
- a CDS encoding signal peptidase complex subunit 2 — its product is MSRPRASKEIGHEEFDPIGTLALIGLYFLILVMLWLFTYFVEFVGNEPTPMLLV
- a CDS encoding cupredoxin domain-containing protein; this translates as MQGQLTRRTALASAGVGGFSLLAGCPDNDDDDTDDTDDDVAVDGLDREDWEDVEEFYFEGRIEAWTGIEPGIIEGEDNPTIGLIEGQEYDFRWVNEDGVTHNMEIRDEDDGIIDDYQSEDVSDQGEEADIEGVVATEEMVTYICAYHESTQVGDIQVFTD
- a CDS encoding cupredoxin domain-containing protein, which gives rise to MNIHTYERLWLAGAMVLIVGFVATITYGSVGLGIVMIGDDEDVLAPGEIDDDERFADPGVEQVGENEYEAHVVAMTFIYQPDTIEIPAGNEVTFYVTSRDVIHSFTVVGTNVNTMVVPGEVSTMTVEFDEPGEYGILCNEYCGSGHHDMEAELVVVPEDEFDLTELAVEAPDEVGPDDEIELSTTVENGLLDSLDTTVEVQVGDETITEDLTVDGEETEELSVTVDAGDLGEGDHDWTVTVDDHEETGTVTVSDETNDDDANEAGTPAGGAAVTGASVDVAGPMAGGEGA